The following coding sequences lie in one Nocardioides sambongensis genomic window:
- a CDS encoding site-specific DNA-methyltransferase produces MPAPWNTFVEGDNLEVLRLLPEGSFDLIYIDPPYNTGNEFAYRDDFRGDRGTGRSGRHAAWTAMMRPRLEQAHRVLDRRGALAISIDDNEVAHLRLLLDEIFGETNLLGQVVVNLNPKGRQLGRGFATSHEYLLVYARELRDCVLDASSRTTVREADFPLAAPDGRRYRRLPLRNTNKKFNPLTAPTLHFPVWGDPVSGRVATAPFDGASRIEPVFGDGRPAVWRWSAPRIEERPDDLECRLVRGTRGERVDVYQRDWLHPPHGHRRKKLSTIWLAEEVGSTDTAVAELKAILGPVFESPKPTGLLRRLLETMPDDARVLDFFAGSGTTGHAVALANAADGGRRTCVSVNSAEPTRTGSNAARAGYADVAAITRARLRAVAEGVGGGFAELPSDAPSA; encoded by the coding sequence GTGCCGGCACCGTGGAACACCTTCGTCGAAGGCGACAACCTCGAGGTGCTGCGCCTCCTCCCGGAGGGCTCGTTCGACCTGATCTACATCGACCCGCCCTACAACACCGGCAACGAGTTCGCCTACCGCGACGACTTCCGCGGCGACCGCGGCACCGGCCGGTCCGGGCGGCACGCGGCCTGGACCGCGATGATGCGTCCGCGGCTGGAGCAGGCGCACCGAGTCCTCGACCGGCGCGGGGCGCTGGCGATCAGCATCGACGACAACGAGGTCGCCCACCTCCGCCTGCTGCTCGACGAGATCTTCGGCGAGACCAACCTGCTCGGCCAGGTCGTGGTCAACCTCAACCCCAAGGGCCGCCAGCTCGGCCGTGGCTTCGCCACCTCGCACGAGTACCTGCTGGTCTACGCCCGCGAGCTGCGCGACTGCGTGCTCGACGCGTCCTCCCGCACCACCGTGCGGGAGGCGGACTTCCCGCTGGCCGCGCCCGACGGCCGGCGCTATCGTCGGCTGCCGCTGCGCAACACCAACAAGAAGTTCAACCCGTTGACCGCGCCCACCCTGCACTTCCCGGTCTGGGGCGACCCCGTCTCCGGTCGGGTCGCCACCGCGCCGTTCGACGGTGCGAGCCGGATCGAGCCCGTCTTCGGCGACGGGCGGCCGGCGGTGTGGCGCTGGTCGGCGCCACGGATCGAGGAGCGCCCCGACGACCTCGAGTGCCGCCTGGTGCGCGGCACCCGCGGTGAGCGGGTCGACGTCTACCAGCGCGACTGGCTGCACCCGCCGCACGGCCACCGCCGCAAGAAGCTCAGCACGATCTGGCTGGCCGAGGAGGTCGGGTCGACCGACACCGCGGTCGCGGAGCTGAAGGCGATCCTGGGTCCGGTCTTCGAGTCGCCGAAGCCGACCGGACTGCTGCGCCGGCTGCTGGAGACGATGCCCGACGATGCCCGGGTGCTGGACTTCTTCGCCGGCAGCGGCACCACCGGTCACGCGGTGGCGCTGGCGAACGCGGCCGACGGCGGTCGTCGTACCTGCGTGTCGGTCAACTCCGCGGAGCCCACCCGGACAGGCAGCAACGCGGCACGAGCCGGCTACGCGGACGTCGCCGCGATCACCCGCGCTCGACTGCGGGCGGTCGCCGAGGGCGTCGGTGGCGGGTTCGCCGAGCTCCCCTCCGACGCTCCGTCGGCCTGA
- a CDS encoding mismatch-specific DNA-glycosylase, giving the protein MARRTFSRAELESFRDVAVPDLLPNRPGQRLRLLFVGINPGLWTAATGTHFAHPGNRFYPALLAGGVITTPIDPADGMDDAQRDLLRERGIGITNIVHRATAKASELDAEELRAGGAALTALVERERPGVVAVAGITAYRTAFGRRTATPGRQPEPLGGSELWVVPNPSGLNAHETVASLARAYAEVGSAAGLL; this is encoded by the coding sequence GTGGCACGCCGTACCTTCTCCCGGGCCGAGCTGGAGTCCTTCCGCGACGTGGCGGTCCCCGACCTCCTGCCGAACCGACCCGGCCAGCGGCTGCGGCTGCTCTTCGTCGGGATCAACCCGGGACTGTGGACGGCGGCGACCGGCACCCACTTCGCGCACCCGGGCAACCGTTTCTACCCGGCCCTGCTGGCCGGCGGCGTGATCACCACCCCGATCGATCCCGCCGACGGGATGGACGACGCACAGCGGGACCTGCTGCGCGAACGCGGCATCGGGATCACCAACATCGTGCACCGGGCCACCGCGAAGGCCTCCGAGCTGGACGCCGAGGAGCTGCGCGCCGGCGGCGCCGCGCTCACCGCGCTGGTGGAGCGGGAGCGGCCCGGCGTGGTCGCGGTCGCCGGGATCACGGCGTACCGCACCGCGTTCGGGCGGCGTACGGCGACGCCGGGGCGCCAGCCCGAGCCGCTGGGCGGCTCCGAGCTGTGGGTGGTGCCGAATCCGAGCGGGCTGAACGCCCACGAGACGGTCGCCTCGCTGGCCCGCGCCTACGCCGAGGTCGGGAGCGCCGCCGGCCTGCTCTGA
- a CDS encoding class I SAM-dependent methyltransferase: protein MAGDRHDHGTRRQRFFARWYPSSGQRFEDAGQSALRERHLARARGRTLDLGTGNGFSVPHHPTTVTDLVMLEPNPRLRADLQRVTSRIRAPRWEIVDGDAAALPFADATFDTVAASLLFCSLPAPEVALAEAHRVLRPGGELLFHEHVRGTGVHRVLHEVITPVQRLVADGCHPNRDFLGLLERSSFRLVDVERLPMPGTPTGLVPLVVGAAARD, encoded by the coding sequence ATGGCTGGCGACCGGCACGATCACGGCACCCGCCGGCAGCGGTTCTTCGCGCGCTGGTACCCCTCGTCCGGGCAGCGGTTCGAGGACGCGGGACAGTCCGCGTTGCGCGAGCGGCACCTGGCGCGGGCCCGCGGACGCACCCTGGACCTCGGCACCGGCAACGGATTCTCGGTGCCGCACCACCCGACCACCGTCACCGACCTGGTGATGCTCGAGCCCAACCCGCGGCTGCGCGCGGACCTGCAGCGGGTGACCTCCCGGATCCGGGCGCCGCGGTGGGAGATCGTGGACGGTGACGCGGCGGCGCTGCCGTTCGCCGACGCGACCTTCGACACCGTCGCCGCCTCGCTGCTCTTCTGCTCGCTGCCAGCCCCGGAGGTGGCGCTCGCCGAGGCGCACCGGGTGCTGCGGCCGGGCGGCGAGCTCCTCTTCCACGAGCACGTGCGCGGCACCGGCGTCCACCGCGTCCTGCACGAGGTGATCACCCCCGTGCAGCGGCTGGTCGCCGACGGCTGTCACCCGAACCGGGACTTCCTGGGCCTGTTGGAGCGCTCGTCGTTCCGGCTGGTCGACGTCGAACGGCTGCCGATGCCCGGCACCCCGACCGGACTGGTGCCGCTGGTGGTCGGGGCGGCCGCACGCGACTGA
- a CDS encoding gluconokinase, protein MSEQHPLLVVMGVSGSGKSTVGAALAQRLCVPFTDADDLHPAANIAKMSAGTPLDDEDRRPWLAAVGRWLAGHTATGGVVSCSALKRSYRDQLRDHARKAIFVHLDGSREVIARRQADRPGHFMPAGLLDSQFAALEPLGDDERGVVLDVARSVEELVDEVLAQRDAGRSG, encoded by the coding sequence ATGTCCGAGCAGCACCCGCTCCTGGTCGTGATGGGCGTCTCCGGGTCGGGCAAGTCGACCGTCGGAGCCGCCCTCGCGCAGCGTCTCTGCGTCCCGTTCACCGACGCCGACGACCTCCACCCCGCCGCCAACATCGCCAAGATGAGTGCCGGTACCCCGCTCGACGACGAGGACCGCAGGCCCTGGCTCGCCGCGGTCGGCCGGTGGCTGGCCGGCCACACCGCCACCGGTGGCGTGGTGAGCTGCTCCGCGCTCAAGCGCTCCTACCGCGACCAGCTCCGCGACCACGCCCGGAAGGCGATCTTCGTCCACCTCGACGGCAGCCGGGAGGTGATCGCCCGGCGGCAGGCCGACCGCCCCGGCCACTTCATGCCGGCTGGACTGCTCGACTCCCAGTTCGCGGCGCTCGAGCCGCTCGGGGACGACGAGCGCGGCGTCGTACTGGACGTCGCCCGGAGCGTGGAGGAACTCGTCGACGAGGTGCTCGCCCAGCGCGACGCGGGCCGCTCCGGCTGA